The Phragmites australis chromosome 1, lpPhrAust1.1, whole genome shotgun sequence genomic interval TCTTGCTTTAGGTGCCTGATTGTGGCCTTTGATAGGATCTCTGATACACTCAAGTATTGAGCGGACGCAGAAGATATTTTGACATAATTACATATGTTTTTGTTATTGTACAAGTCCACAATAACATAAGTGAGGATGGATTGATCCTGGATAACATAGATTGTTGTGATTATTACTGTAAATACACCTTTTTATACAAGAAATGATGTGGCATACATTCTTTATGTGGacttattttttaattacatACGGTTTTTTCTAGACCTAGTTTTGAGTTGACTATGCCCTTGACCATTTGTCTTGTTCTGCAAGGGCTCCTGCAAATATATTGTAAATTGTCATGTGATAGAACTTCATCCACATAGTATGTTCATAATTGATTTTGTGTCCAATTTTGAAGTAACCTGATGCTTGATAAATATAGTTTGATTGCAAGTAAAAGTTGAGGGAAAGAAAGTTAGAGTGCAAATCATGATGTAAATATCACTGAACTAAGTGAATAGTGTTTGATTAGAAAAATGTAGTTCTGTACTTTGGACAGAACCATATATGTTACTGTTACTTAGTACTTGTGTGATTCATTATTCTTTATGCTACTCATTCGTGAACTGAAGCTTGAGTTAAGTAGTTAATTGCATCTTTTGTTCATATATGGTTCATGTAAGATAAAGGGTCCTATTAGAGGGAAGGCATGGTACCTAGTGCACTAAAAATGAGAATGGGAACTATATTAGTGTgcactactgtgtatatatgtatgttgcATGAAATGCCTATCCAGTGTACAATTTGAGGTGAAATTTAGTTTCTCGCTTTAGTCATCCCTCTCCCGTGCTTGTAGATGGACACCGCAGCGCTTGCCGCTCTTGTgtcgaagatgcaagaccgtGTGCAGGTGGCGGCTGACGCGTTGAAGAAGGTGGCCACTGAGAACATGAGTCCAGACAGCACCCCTGCTACCGTGGACCTGAACATTGCACTTCTGCAGGTCGAGACCATTGCGGCGGATTTGGAACAACTTGGGTTTGAAGTTGAAGATGCTATGAGCGGCGGTGGCGTGCCCAACCATGTTGGTCACGCCGACAATACAAGCGTGGCAGCGGAAGAGGAAGCATCAGGATCGAAGGACATTGAGGACGATGACATGGTTCCCACTGACTGGAGCCCGGATGACCTACTGTGTTCGGATGATAGCATGTCCTATGAATCCGATCGTTCTGGGAGGATGTAGTCAGGTAGGGTGTAAACTTAGATGTTTGGAATTTGCCGAGTTGAGGTAGCTGGTCCCTATATGTTGACGGTTAACCTCTAGTTGTTTGTCTTCTACTCCAGTAGTACCGCGCGATGTATGTGTTCTTTCCTAAGACGTATCCGTCAGCGTGTTTGTAATGGCCTTACAACAATTTGGCGTAATGTTATTTAAGAATTTGAGTGTGAACTGGTTATGGTAGGGTGAAATCTGATGCTCATTGAGCTAAGTTCTGTCTCAATGTATCTTTCAGAATCTCCAAAGATGCTAGTTGCCACAAATTCTGCATTGCTGGCAGTACCACTCGAGTTGGGCTCCACACCTCCCAACTGTACTAGAGTGCTATCCTGGGACTTAGTAAATTAAGTATAGAAATTGTATTTAATTGTCTCTATCTCTTTAGAATGTCAGCCCATTTGCTTAATTTGTTGTGTGCAGGGAATCTATGGAGTACGCCGGGTTCCTTCGTGGTGACAACGAAGACATGAATTGGAGCGATGTTACGCTGCTCACCCAAGAAGGCATCTTCGGGACACAGATCCCTTCGGCAGAGGTGCAGAATCTAGAGGCCTCGGGAGATGTGGCAGCTGTGGGTGGCCGTGGATCCAGTTACAGGGTGGAGGAGGACCTTCTACTGGTGGGGCCATGGCTGCACGTGAGCATGAATCCCGTGGTGGGGAGCAACCAGAGCATTCTGGCAGAGGGTCGAGAGTTTCTTCCGCGAGAACAAAAAGTTCACGTCGACCCGCAATAGGAAGTCGCTGCAGGGGAGATGGACGTTCATCAACGGTATGGTCCAGAAGTTTTGCGGCCATTACGGTAGGGCTCAGCGCAATAAGAGGAGTGGTACGACCGAGGCGGAGACGGTATGTGAttagttctttcttttttgcaagCAATTGGTGCAATGTTTAACAAGAACTACCAATCTATAAAAAGCAAAAGCCTATCTGAGATTATCAGATTTTGGTTGTATTGATCACTTATGTTAcaacatgcatcatatgcaacaTGGAAGCTCAATTTGTATATCAGTGAATAGCACAGTTTTTACTTGTTGCACCTTCTGTTGTGAAAACATAAGTTTCTATTAGTTGTAACCAGTTTTTGCTTCGTTATCTAGAATAGCTCAGTTTCTATACCTAAACCATTGTAGTTCTTTTCCATAGGAGGCATGTGGTTTAGTTTTTCAAAAAGGCCAAACATGTCAATAGGATTTTGGTTAAAGTTTCTGCAAACATGCATCAATTAcaacatgcatcatatgcaacaTCTATGCAATTCTATTAAACTGAGGTGCCATATATTGTAAACATTGCAGGTCGTGGAGGCATGCACGATGTTTCAGGCCGCGGAGCACAAGGAGTTCACGTTGTTGCCTTGTTGGAGGGAGTTGCGGGATCATCCCAAGTGGCAAGTGGAATCCTCGtgcaagaagcagaagaccacCGCCACGGGAAGCCCCTCATCGACGCCTCATGTTGCCTCTTCTGCCAGCCTGAACGTAGTTGAAGATGTGGATGCACCGACATCCAATGCCAGTCCACATGCCAAACGGCCACCTGGAAACACTCGCTCCAAGGAAGCCCGCGGTACTTCCTCGTCGAGCTTAGCTTCTAGCCCCATGACGGACCTATTTGACCGGCAGTTGACAATGAAAGACAAGATTGAAAAGGAAAGGGCTGAGAGGTTTGCTGAGTTGATGGATGTGGAGCGGCATAGGCTCAGGCTCGAGgagaacaaaatgaaaatggaaCAGGAAAAGGAGCAGCAAAGGCTCAGGCTCAAGGCGGAGCGGAGGAGAGGCACATAATGAGCATGGATCTTTCTCAAATGGATGAGGACCAACAGGCCTACTACAAGAGCCTCAGGTAGAGCATCATTGCCGCTAGGCGCACCACCTTTGGCCCATCTGTCTAACTTGTGATCTTGTTTGCGAAGTTAGTGTTTTATGTGATGTTGAAACTGTTTTATGCAACTGTTATCCAGTAGTAGAACTCAAGTTATCCTGTTTGGTTTCTGTACTAGAACTCAAGTTACGCTGTTTGGTTTCTCAATCAGAACTCAAGTATCCTGTATGCTGGACTTTCTATTCAATTGACGCATATGAAGTACTTCAATATTGATGCTGTTTATCTTAGAAAATGTGCAGAGTATCTCAGGGTGCATGGATGTGTCCTTTCTTTGTGCATGGAGATGAGCTTGGATGTGTCTGTAGCTTCCATTGCCTCTTTTGATTGAGGTTATGTGGATTTGATCAGCAAAGCTTGAGCTTAATCTTGTGTCCAGAGGATGGGCCTCTTGCATTCGACAAGATTCATCTCTAAAGTATCAACAGTCACAGATCTGAGTTTCACAACGAACTAGAGGTCTTGCCAGATTCTGTTGGGTGCTTTATGAATTTACCTGAAGGCATGAGTCGCTTAATTAACATGCGCCACCTCTGTTTATATCTTGATTGGGATATAGTGACTGCTTTCAGATCAATGCCCTTCCACACAGACAAAACAAACTACTGGGAGACCCATGTTTTCCTGCTACCCAGATATCAACTGAAATCAAAGTAATACTGACATGTTTTACAAGTACGCTAAACCATTCATAAAACATCCATAGCTTGATAATATAGCGTACACAAGATGTTGGTACTACTCTCCTCCGTGGAGCTGCCAGAGATGCTCGACAAGATCGTCACGGAGCTGGTGATGACCCTGCCTACTAGTTATCATCCCATACCTTTGGGCAAATGCTTGCAGTGTGGGGGTTGGGGTGTGCGACGGCTCCACATGCTCATCAGCACCGTCGTACACGTGTTCGACTTCACCATTCAGTCTCTCTTCTTCGATTATCATATTGTGCATGATAATGCAGGCGGTCATGATGTTGTGAAGGGTTTTCTGATCCCATATCCTCGTAGCCCCCCGGACTATGGGAAACCGAGACTGTAGGACCCCGAAGGCTCGTTCCACATCCTTCCGTAGCGCCGCCTGCTGAACGACGAAGTGTTGCCgcttcctcccaactggagaagaTATGGGCTTCACGAAGGTGGCCCATTCCGGATAGATACCATCTGCAAGGTAGTACCCCATGGTGTACTAGTGTCCATTAATGGAGTATTGTACCTGGGGGGCCACGCCAGCAGCAAGATTGTCGAGGAGATGTGAGCAGTGCAGAACGTTGATGTCGTTCAGCAAACCTGGCATGCCgaagaaggcatgccaaatccacaGGTCCTGCGATACCACCGCCTCTAGAATGATCGTCGGAGAGTTGACATGGCCGGTGAAAGAACCCGACCACACCGTCGaacagttcttccacctccaatgcataCAGTCGATGCTTCCCagcatcccggggaaccctcTTCGCTCGTTTATAGCAATCAAGCGAGCGGTGTCCTCCTCGTTCGGAGAACGGATGTACTCATCGCCAAACACCCCGACGACGGCACGAACAAACCGCCTCATGCTCTCAATGATGGTGGCCTCCCCTAGCCAGAGGCACTCATCCAGAGAATTGGCAGGAGCATCGTATGATAGCATACGAAACGCCGCGTGACTTTTTCAACGCCGACAGCCCGAGTGTAAGACCAGCgttgccgggatctcctgtgcctcctgtatcagtccctggattacgtagctgatacgcacagtacaacagttgtagtatccAGTCAAATTCGTACAATACATTAACGTACAGTGTACTTTAAGTTACAAACCATATTGTCTCTTACAAATATGGCCTAGCGgccttcatgaaaagcacagcggaaaaaggacccaagccacaagcagcgagggtgcgaacacgacgCTTAGACTACTCTTCGTCTCCGGCTTCGCCCCCGGCAAAGCCGGtgttatcttcttcatctgaaggacagcaagagtgagtacaaaaggtactcagcaagccctatactactttcaagagtttcatagatgcataatgaagtatttcaaggataaagctttacggaatagttttagcgtaaagcaatcTATGCAGGTATTAGttgtatcatcaatgattatctttaaaactgttttaatagttcaaaaccagtaacaagctttatctgggggttttcggtcctgggaggggctatacctcactccgcagtcccttttatcacaactggtgtacctctagtaccacacagcttctggcggaatcgagccaggaacattaacatacggacatctagtccacacactcactcatcaagacacacgcaccctgagtctagtcaacgcgattgctgctttcgcatgtccatgaccgtggacacggctattcgaatagttttacactctgcagaggttgtacagctttacccatatgatatgctcagcctccaaccgttgcaagcggaggagcgaatcataccgagactctccaaacacctttcctgccgggcttttccacgagacacgcccaagtaccagagttgcatgcttccgaaggccagcatccctttttaagccttggccggtactagaaacctccaagcatgcgggacaggatagtacttgcctgctcgttgctctcagcctcctggtatgatgtccgacccagtccagtgaaaggaaagtcaagtcctgcccatacaggacgcatggttgtacgtagtggctaggctagacgggccgcaatgactcggtccttaagcggccggggtgggcatctcccagcacgagtattcccacaataccacatgcccccaagagcatcccttcccgcagaggactactctacctgcccccaccaaaacagttttcacccatttttacacaccacccaccatatccTACACACCGACAAGGATCTCACATCTATCAcgaaattcatatccatcaaggattcatggtatatgacttgtcattggataatgataatttatcatctccgaggagatgcagtttaaaagcgacatctccgaggagatgtattcaatcctaagcatgctagatatcaaggtgtcatctattgttaatatatgtaacaacaggtattcctagggtgatatgtattctggatgatgacatgtatggcatggcagtgttgatagggttaactactacaagtagtttgaaagaaaatgcaatatatagcacatgcgataataagttcgattttagttgatcatatatattattcgaaaacataggttcaatatgatcaaggaaaataggacttgccttctccggagttctcctcttgattttggtcaaagtcaggatcctcctcagcccgaataatcccagcacagatctcgcaaaacaaatgtccttgttcttgctcttgctcctctgtaattCACAACTACTATCAATACGGCTAAACTAAAGAAAAACCAATCAACACCCattgaaaagccaaacaagTCTTAACGAACACCACGAGGTGaccaatgagtagatcttgatttttgatgaatttcggcgaaagaatcgccgaaatcggagccagaacgaaGAAGTTACGGTTCTGAGAatatttaaatctaaaaaaaaatataaaaatacactattcatgggtggggcccaccgaacagtgaaaggggcccatatgaacagtgaccAGGTGGAGCCCACTACAGTAATGGGCTTGCACAGTGCG includes:
- the LOC133885460 gene encoding uncharacterized protein LOC133885460, which translates into the protein MGYYLADGIYPEWATFVKPISSPVGRKRQHFVVQQAALRKDVERAFGVLQSRFPIVRGATRIWDQKTLHNIMTACIIMHNMIIEEERLNGEVEHVYDGADEHVEPSHTPTPTLQAFAQRYGMITSRQGHHQLRDDLVEHLWQLHGGE